The Fulvivirga ligni genome window below encodes:
- a CDS encoding ABC transporter permease — protein sequence MKQLLSFIRKEFYHVFRDRKTLLMLFGLPIAQIVLFGFALSTEVKNAKLAVIDYSKDADTKEIVDKVAASDYFDIAINLSSEKELEDVFKRGEIKAALVFPENFSGDLKHLNSAHIQVITDASDINTANTISNYLTSIISDYQLDLMKNSSVPYQIIPDQRMLYNPQLKGEYTFIPGMMAMIMMLVCVMMTAIAIVKEKEMGTMEILLVSPFKPLMVIVSKFIPYLVIALVNVTSILVLSWVFLGLGVRGSIFLLYAESLLFILTSLALGLLISIISDSQQTAMFGSLMATMLPTLLLSGFMFPVENMPVALQVVSNVVPSRWFYIIVKSIMIKGLGIADLWKETLILVGMTVFLLLLSIKKFKIRLS from the coding sequence ATGAAGCAGCTATTATCATTTATAAGAAAAGAATTCTATCACGTTTTTCGCGATAGAAAAACATTACTCATGCTGTTTGGGCTTCCTATTGCTCAGATCGTATTATTTGGTTTTGCGCTAAGCACAGAAGTGAAAAATGCTAAATTGGCCGTAATAGATTACTCTAAAGATGCTGATACTAAGGAGATTGTAGACAAAGTAGCGGCCAGCGATTATTTTGATATTGCCATCAACTTATCTTCTGAAAAGGAGCTGGAAGATGTTTTTAAAAGAGGTGAAATTAAAGCGGCACTCGTGTTTCCTGAGAACTTTTCAGGAGACCTGAAACATTTGAATTCGGCTCATATTCAGGTGATTACCGATGCTTCCGACATCAATACGGCAAATACAATCAGTAATTATCTCACTTCCATAATTAGTGACTACCAACTGGATTTGATGAAGAATTCATCCGTGCCCTATCAGATCATACCAGATCAGAGAATGCTTTATAATCCGCAGTTAAAGGGTGAATATACTTTTATTCCTGGCATGATGGCCATGATCATGATGTTGGTTTGTGTAATGATGACGGCCATTGCCATTGTAAAGGAAAAGGAAATGGGGACTATGGAAATATTGCTGGTTTCACCATTTAAGCCGTTGATGGTTATCGTGTCAAAATTTATTCCTTATCTGGTCATCGCTTTGGTGAATGTGACCTCCATTCTGGTGCTCAGTTGGGTGTTTCTGGGGCTGGGTGTGAGAGGCAGCATTTTTTTGCTTTATGCTGAAAGCCTGTTGTTTATTCTTACTTCATTGGCTTTAGGGCTACTGATTTCAATTATTTCAGATTCGCAGCAAACGGCCATGTTTGGGTCGCTCATGGCCACCATGCTACCCACGCTCTTACTCAGTGGGTTTATGTTTCCGGTAGAAAATATGCCGGTAGCGTTGCAGGTGGTTTCCAATGTGGTGCCATCCAGGTGGTTTTACATCATAGTGAAGTCTATCATGATCAAAGGGCTGGGCATAGCCGATCTCTGGAAGGAAACCCTGATACTGGTAGGTATGACTGTTTTTCTATTGTTGCTAAGTATTAAAAAATTCAAAATCAGATTGTCATGA
- a CDS encoding ABC transporter ATP-binding protein produces the protein MAEAVIKTEQLTKKFGDFTAANALTFEVYKGEVFGFLGANGAGKTTAMRMLCGLSIPTSGSAIVSGFDVYHQRNEIKRNIGYMSQKFSLYEDLTVLENIRLYAGIYGLSNQQIKQKSQQLIDQLNLEKEAKKLVKELPLGWRQKLAFSVAVIHEPKIVFLDEPTGGVDPVTRRQFWSLIYETASKGTTIFVTTHYMDESEYCNRISIMVDGDIKALDTPTGLKKQFNADSMDEVFRTLARGAKRGDD, from the coding sequence ATGGCAGAAGCAGTAATTAAAACGGAGCAGCTCACCAAAAAATTCGGTGACTTCACAGCAGCTAATGCTTTAACATTCGAAGTGTATAAAGGCGAGGTTTTTGGCTTTTTAGGCGCGAATGGAGCAGGCAAGACCACCGCCATGAGAATGTTATGCGGCCTTTCTATTCCTACCTCTGGTAGTGCCATAGTTTCAGGCTTTGATGTTTACCACCAGCGCAATGAAATAAAAAGAAATATTGGTTATATGAGCCAGAAATTCTCCCTCTACGAAGACCTTACGGTGCTGGAAAATATTCGATTGTATGCTGGTATTTACGGCCTTTCCAATCAGCAGATAAAGCAAAAAAGTCAGCAGTTGATTGATCAGCTTAATCTGGAAAAAGAGGCGAAAAAGCTGGTGAAGGAACTACCTCTGGGGTGGAGGCAGAAGCTGGCTTTTTCAGTGGCCGTTATTCACGAACCCAAAATAGTGTTCCTGGATGAGCCCACCGGTGGCGTAGACCCCGTAACCCGCCGTCAGTTCTGGAGCCTGATTTATGAAACCGCCTCCAAAGGCACCACCATATTTGTGACTACCCACTACATGGATGAGTCAGAATATTGTAATCGCATTTCCATCATGGTAGATGGTGATATTAAAGCGCTGGACACACCCACAGGTTTGAAGAAGCAGTTTAACGCGGACTCTATGGACGAAGTATTCCGTACGCTGGCACGTGGAGCAAAAAGAGGAGATGATTAA
- a CDS encoding ABC transporter ATP-binding protein, with translation MKSIVLKDITLTYEKGTVTAVDQASFEIDRGELFGLIGPDGAGKTSIFHVLTTLVLADDGQASVDEYDVVKDYKEIRKRVGYMPGKFSLYQDLTIEENLNFFATVFNTTIEQNYHLVEDIYKQLEPFKNRRAGKLSGGMKQKLALCCALIHKPSVLFLDEPTTGVDAVSRKEFWEMLKKLKAQGISILVSTPYMDEANLCDRIALIQNGKILSIDTPDNISKSYQGILYAVKSEIDNSPNAKYQLLQDLEQYENTGSSYAFGEYVHLTFKDEAAQPEQGLQKFLEDKGHHDIEIKKIDAGIEDCFIQLLKTQ, from the coding sequence ATGAAAAGTATAGTCTTAAAGGATATTACCCTCACCTATGAAAAAGGCACAGTCACTGCGGTGGATCAGGCGTCTTTTGAAATAGATCGTGGGGAGTTATTCGGGTTGATTGGGCCGGATGGTGCCGGGAAAACCAGTATTTTCCACGTGCTTACCACCCTGGTGCTGGCAGATGACGGGCAGGCTTCTGTAGATGAGTATGATGTGGTAAAAGACTATAAGGAGATAAGAAAGCGTGTGGGTTACATGCCCGGTAAATTCTCTCTCTATCAGGATCTTACCATTGAAGAGAATCTTAATTTTTTCGCTACGGTATTTAATACTACCATAGAGCAGAACTATCATTTGGTGGAGGATATTTACAAGCAGCTGGAGCCTTTTAAAAATAGAAGGGCAGGCAAGCTCTCGGGGGGTATGAAACAGAAGCTGGCACTGTGTTGTGCGCTTATTCATAAGCCTTCCGTACTGTTTTTGGATGAGCCAACTACAGGTGTGGATGCCGTCTCAAGGAAAGAGTTTTGGGAAATGCTGAAAAAGTTAAAAGCACAGGGCATCAGCATATTAGTTTCTACACCCTATATGGATGAAGCTAACCTCTGCGATAGAATTGCCCTGATACAAAACGGTAAGATCTTGTCTATTGATACACCTGATAATATTTCGAAATCGTACCAGGGAATACTGTATGCGGTAAAGTCAGAGATAGACAATAGCCCCAATGCCAAATACCAGCTGCTTCAGGATTTGGAGCAATATGAAAACACTGGCAGCAGCTATGCTTTTGGCGAATATGTGCACCTCACCTTTAAAGACGAAGCAGCGCAGCCGGAGCAGGGCTTACAAAAATTCCTGGAAGATAAGGGGCATCATGATATTGAAATCAAAAAGATAGATGCAGGTATTGAAGATTGTTTCATTCAACTTTTAAAAACCCAATAA
- a CDS encoding HlyD family secretion protein: MKGYFLFAITATLLLGSCANNDTEFDASGSFEATETVISAEANGVLEKFTVEEGMKLKANQYIGYVDSTQLYLKKKQLEAQIQTALAQRPDVSAQLASLQIQLEAAIKDQKRIANMAKENAATEQQLDDANSRVDVLKKQIHAQRSSLNITTESINAQANPLQVQIDQMDDQLEKCRLINPVNGTVLTTYAEEKEVVNSGKPLYRIADISSLFLRAYVSGTQLSQIKLNQQVDVFIDKDEDDYRQYKGEITWISDKAEFTPKTIQTKEERANLVYAVKVKVKNDGYLKIGMYGGVNLPGTQKD, encoded by the coding sequence ATGAAAGGATATTTTTTATTTGCAATCACAGCTACATTACTGCTTGGTTCTTGTGCTAATAACGATACAGAATTTGATGCATCGGGCTCTTTTGAGGCTACGGAAACCGTTATTTCGGCGGAAGCCAATGGTGTGCTGGAAAAGTTTACTGTGGAAGAAGGAATGAAGTTGAAGGCTAATCAGTACATTGGATATGTAGATAGTACCCAGCTATATCTTAAAAAGAAGCAGTTGGAAGCTCAAATACAAACCGCTCTGGCTCAAAGACCGGATGTTAGTGCGCAGTTGGCATCATTACAGATACAATTAGAAGCTGCCATTAAAGACCAGAAGCGAATAGCTAACATGGCTAAAGAAAACGCCGCTACTGAGCAACAGCTAGATGATGCAAACTCCAGAGTGGATGTGCTGAAAAAACAGATCCATGCACAGCGATCTTCGCTCAACATTACTACGGAAAGTATTAATGCTCAGGCAAATCCATTGCAGGTGCAGATTGATCAGATGGATGACCAACTGGAAAAATGCAGACTGATCAATCCGGTGAATGGTACAGTGCTTACTACTTACGCAGAAGAAAAGGAAGTGGTCAACTCAGGCAAGCCGCTATATAGAATAGCAGACATCAGCTCACTTTTTCTAAGGGCCTATGTTTCAGGTACTCAGTTGAGCCAAATTAAATTAAATCAGCAGGTGGATGTGTTTATCGATAAGGATGAAGATGATTACAGACAGTATAAAGGGGAGATCACCTGGATCAGCGATAAGGCGGAGTTTACTCCAAAGACCATTCAGACAAAAGAGGAAAGGGCCAATTTGGTTTACGCTGTGAAGGTGAAGGTGAAAAATGACGGATACCTTAAAATAGGCATGTACGGTGGCGTGAATCTTCCAGGTACGCAGAAAGATTAA
- a CDS encoding TolC family protein, whose translation MKSNNNTNKAILLWYTCIMLMAPMLSYGQASTLTLAECYDLAEKNYPLTKQRELLAKTEEYTVENAAKGYLPQVSVNGQATYQSEVTQIPISAPGADIPTLNKDQYKIYAEVYQPLTDLKTVSLNKKSEEVKSAMDAQNLEVELYKLKERVNQLYFGILLIDEQISQTGILRSDIRSALDRTNSGIKNGMSLKSSGSELKAELLEVDQKIIELLANKKGYADMLALFIAMPLDSTVHLVKPQPLNNSFEIQRPELAVYKTQQESLLIQNDLISANNLPKFGLFFQGGFGSPSPVNMLSPDFSSYYLGGLKLTWNLTNFYTSSNKRQLLTIQSEVTDTQKHAFLFNTQLNLQQKDAEIEKLENFIASDDTIIELRQEVAHTAEVQLQNGAITVTDFLQQANAADKARQNKVLHEIQLLQAQYDFKTTSGN comes from the coding sequence ATGAAATCAAACAATAATACAAACAAGGCCATTTTGCTATGGTACACCTGCATTATGCTGATGGCCCCAATGTTAAGCTATGGTCAGGCAAGTACTTTGACCCTGGCCGAATGCTATGACTTGGCGGAAAAGAATTATCCGCTAACCAAACAGCGAGAACTGCTGGCAAAAACGGAAGAGTACACCGTTGAGAATGCGGCTAAAGGATATTTGCCACAGGTATCGGTAAACGGGCAGGCTACTTATCAATCTGAGGTAACTCAGATTCCTATTAGCGCACCAGGAGCAGATATTCCTACCTTGAATAAAGATCAGTATAAGATCTATGCGGAAGTTTATCAGCCACTTACGGATTTAAAAACGGTTTCGTTGAATAAGAAATCGGAAGAAGTAAAATCGGCCATGGACGCTCAAAATCTGGAAGTAGAGCTGTATAAATTGAAGGAGCGCGTTAACCAGCTTTATTTCGGGATACTGCTTATCGATGAGCAGATATCACAAACCGGTATTTTACGGAGTGACATCCGCTCGGCATTAGACAGAACTAATTCGGGTATAAAAAATGGTATGTCGCTGAAGAGTAGTGGCTCGGAGCTGAAGGCGGAGCTACTGGAGGTAGATCAGAAGATCATTGAGTTGCTTGCCAATAAAAAAGGTTATGCTGATATGCTCGCACTTTTTATTGCCATGCCGCTGGACTCCACAGTTCATTTAGTGAAGCCACAGCCTTTAAATAATTCATTTGAAATTCAGCGTCCGGAGTTGGCGGTTTATAAAACTCAGCAGGAAAGCCTATTGATTCAAAATGACCTTATTTCGGCTAATAATCTGCCTAAGTTCGGCCTCTTCTTTCAGGGTGGTTTCGGTAGTCCTTCTCCGGTAAATATGCTTTCGCCAGACTTTTCATCCTACTATTTAGGAGGGCTTAAGCTCACGTGGAATCTTACTAATTTTTACACCTCTTCTAATAAAAGACAGCTCCTCACAATTCAAAGCGAGGTGACTGATACTCAGAAACATGCATTTCTTTTTAATACTCAGCTCAACCTGCAGCAGAAGGATGCTGAAATAGAAAAGCTTGAAAACTTCATTGCCTCTGATGATACCATCATTGAACTCAGACAGGAGGTGGCGCATACCGCTGAGGTGCAGTTGCAAAATGGAGCCATTACGGTAACGGACTTTTTGCAGCAAGCCAATGCAGCTGACAAGGCACGTCAGAATAAGGTGCTACACGAAATACAGCTTTTACAAGCTCAATACGACTTTAAAACAACATCAGGAAATTAA
- a CDS encoding TetR/AcrR family transcriptional regulator: MAKKKDLTTELKIKEAARKLFMQKGFAATKTRDIAEEAGLNLALLNYYYRSKEMLFNMIIMESMGEFFSRMALVVNDETTTLEEKFGRMTTEYFDLIKNNPDLPLFIINEGRNPQSDFFSKMKQGVDPRNSFLKKQLVEEIENGKMDATHQMHVMANCIGLILFPFLGAPILKRVIGLEDDEFEKLVGERKELIPVWMTRMFNMK; the protein is encoded by the coding sequence ATGGCAAAAAAGAAGGATCTTACAACAGAATTAAAAATCAAAGAAGCAGCACGTAAGTTATTCATGCAGAAGGGGTTTGCTGCTACTAAGACCAGAGACATTGCCGAGGAGGCAGGCTTAAACCTGGCTTTGCTAAATTACTACTATCGCAGTAAAGAGATGCTTTTTAATATGATTATTATGGAAAGCATGGGTGAATTCTTTTCGCGAATGGCGCTGGTGGTGAATGATGAGACCACTACCTTGGAAGAAAAGTTTGGTAGAATGACTACTGAATATTTCGATCTGATTAAGAATAATCCTGATTTGCCGTTATTCATTATTAATGAGGGTAGAAATCCGCAGAGTGATTTTTTTAGTAAGATGAAGCAAGGTGTGGATCCTCGTAACTCTTTCCTTAAAAAGCAGCTGGTTGAAGAGATTGAAAATGGTAAAATGGATGCTACTCACCAGATGCATGTGATGGCCAACTGCATTGGTTTAATCCTGTTTCCATTTTTAGGAGCGCCCATTTTAAAAAGAGTTATTGGTTTGGAAGATGACGAATTTGAAAAACTGGTTGGAGAGCGTAAAGAGCTCATTCCAGTGTGGATGACTCGTATGTTTAATATGAAATAA